The nucleotide window GGTCCATGTGGCGCTCGGTGCGCAGGTAGCCCGGCAGCCAGGTCAGGAACACCCAGTTCAGGTACACGGAGCCGAAGAAGCCCAGCATCATGCCCCACGTCGCCCGGTAGCGGAACAGTGCCCGCCAGGTGGCCAGGCCGCCGGGCGGCGCGGGCTGGCCGGCGTCGTCCACTTCGAGATAGGCACGCTCGGCGGCGGTCAGGCTGTCGCGCACCGGATCGCGGTAGATGCCGATCCAGGCGATCGCCGCCACGATGCCCAGCGCGCCGGTCACGAAGAAGGCCCAATGCCAGCTCGTGGCGGCGATCAGCGGTGGCAGGCATAGCGGCGCCAGCGCCACGCCCAGCGGCGAAGCGGAATTGAAGATCCCCGTCGGCGTGCCGCGCGAGCGTGCCGGGAACCAGTTGCTCACCACCCGCGCCGCCGCCGGGAACTGCGGCGCCTCGCCGATGCCCAGCGCGATCCGCACCACCAGGAACCAGCCGAACGTGGCGGCCAGGCCGCCGGCCGCCTGCGCCAGCGACCACACCACCAGGCCGATGCCGAGCAGCCAGCGCGGCCCCACCTTGTCGACCAGTATGCCCACCGGCAGCTGGCACAGCGCGTAGCTCCACGAGAACGCCGACAGCAGCACGCCCATCTCGCCCAGCGTCAGGCCGAGATCGGCGCGGATGTATTCGTTGGCCACCGCCAGCGTGGCGCGGTCCAGGTAGTTGATGACGCCGCACACCACCAGCAGCACGAGCGAAATGGCCTGGCTGCGGCGGATGCGGGGTGGAATGGTGTCGGAGGCCGGGCGGTTGGGCATGGTGGATGGCAGCCTGGCCCGCGCTGGCGGCGGCAGGTCGGCTGCTGAAGGTCGGTGAGGGAAAATGACGGCGAGTATAGTTCACCGGCACGGCCGTGAACAAAACTTCGCGGCGGGCGCCTGCCCTTGCCGCCCTCGCGTGCCTCAGGCCCGTTCCCCCTTCCGCCGCTTCGCTACCCCGCCGCCGCCACGCTCACGGTCCCTTTCACTGGCTGCACCGCCGCCACGCTGGCCGCACCGGCGATCGCCTTGGCGACCGGCGCGTCGAACTCGTAGCCGCTGGCGTCGTGCACTTCCCAGCCGCCCTGCCCCGTCAGGCGCAGCACATGGGTATGGTGGCGCAGTACCGCGGGGCGGTGCGCGATGCTGATCAGGGTGGTGCCGCCTTCGCGCAGGCGCTCGTACAGCGAGGCTTCGTTGGCGCTGTCGAGCGCACTGGTGGCTTCGTCGAGGATCACGATGCCGGGGCCGTGCACCAGCACGCGGCCGAAAGCCAGGCGCTGCTGCTCGCCGACCGACAGCAGCTTTTCCCAGTCGCGCACGGCATCCAGGCCGCCAACCCGTTCGGCCAGGTGCGGCAGGTGGACCTGCTCCAGTATTTCCAGCAGTTGCTCGTCGTCCAGGCTCGTCTCCGAACTCGGGTAGATCAGCTGGCTGCGCAGCGTGCCGTGCTGCAGATACGGCTGCTGGGGCAGGAAGAAGAAGTCTTCCATGGGCGGGTGGTGGATCACGCCGCTGCCCGTGTGCCACAGCCCGGCGATGGCGCGCAACAGCGAACTCTTGCCGCAGCCGCTGTCGCCGGTGATGAGCAGCGCATCACCGGGCTTCAGCACCAGCGACAGTTCCTTGATCAGCACCCGGTCGGACTGGGGCGGATACAGCGTCAGCGCTTCCAGTGCGAGGTGTTCGCCGGAGCGCTTCTCGATGCGCGGGTGCTCGCCGGCAGCGGCTGCCGGCTTGTCGTTCGGCAGCACCAGGTCGGACAGCGCCTGCAGGCGGCCGATCCCCGCCACGAAGCGGCTCAGGCTCTCGAAGTTGTCGACGATGATGCCCACCGCGGCAAGCACCGCGGTGAACGCGCCCGCCGCCTGGATCGCCCGCCCCACTTCCAGCCGGCCCGACAGGACGCCCTCGGCCAGGATCACGAAGGGCAGCACCAGCGTGAGCTGGCTGAACGTGCGCTGGAAGAGATTCAGCGAACGCTGCTTCCTGATCAGCCGGGCAAAATTATTGATCACCTTGTCGAACTTGCTGTCGATGTGCGCGCGCTCCTGGGCCTCGCCGCGGTAGAAGGCGATACATTCGGCATTCTCGCGCAGGCGCATCAGGCTGAAGCGGAAGTCCGCCTCGCGCCGCAACTGCCAGAAATTCAGGTGGATCAGCGGCGTGCCGAAGACATGCAGGGCCACGACGGTGCCCACCAGCGCATACACCGCCAGCACGCCGACCAGCACATGCGAGATCGACCACAGCACGGCGCTGAACGCCACCAGCTGCATGATCGAGCCGAGGAAGATCAGCAGGAAGTGGATGGATTTTCCCGTGAAGGTGTTGATGTCCTCGCTGATGCGCTGGTCGGGGTTGTCGATCTCGCCGTCGGCCTGCAGCTCGTAGTACTTGCGCCGCTTCAGGTAGCCATCGAGGAAGCGGCCGGTGAGCCAGCGCCGCCACTGGTTGGCGAAGAGGTCGCGCATGTAGTAGTAGAACGCATAGATCGGTATCGCGAACGCCAGGATGATCAGGCAGGTGCGCACCGAGTCCCAGAAGCGGCCGCCGTTCTTGCCGGCCAGCGCGGAAGTCATCTCGCCGGCCTGGGTGTTCAGCATGACGGCCAGCTGGGTCTCGACCAGCATCAGGGCGATCAGCAGCACCAGCAGGAGCCAGGCCTGCTTCCGGTTATCTTCCAGCCAGTAGGGTTTTGCCACGCTGAGGAACTGTTTCCATGCCGCGAGCGACAGGGCGGGAGCGCGCCGGGTGCGTTTCGGTGGCGCCGGGGTGTCGTCGAGCGCGGCATGGGTCGCAGCGATCTTTGCGGCAGTTTTTGCAGCACTTTTTGCAGCATTTTTCGCAGCATTGACCGCACTGCTTTTTGCGCTGGTTTTTACGCTGGTTTCTACGCTGTTTTCTGCGCTGTGTTCTGCGCTATTGTTCGCGCCATTCGCCGCGGCCTTGGCCGGGGCATTCTTCGATACGGGAGTGGGCGTGCGCATGTCGATGGTTCCATTCATCGGCGAGGATGCGGACGTGCTTCCTCAGCCGTACCGCCAGCATACGAGCCGGAATGGAACCGTTCAGTGCGGAAACGGACATAGGAGCGCTACCATTTCCGGGCAGCAGCGCCTTTGGCGCGCCGTCCGCTTGTCAGGGAGTCGTTGCGCCCAGGTAATTGTCCTTCACGCGCACATAGTGTTCCGCCGAATAGCGCAGCCAGGCGATCTCGGCATCCGTCAATGGCCGGATTTTCTCGGCCGGGCGCCCCATGTACAGGAAACCGCTCTCCAGCGTCTTGCCCGGCGGGACGAGGCTGCCGGCACCCAGCATGACCCGGTCGGCGATGACCGCGTCGTCCATCACGATGCTGCCCATGCCGACCAGGCACTCGTTGCCGATCCGGCAGCCGTGCAGGATCACCGAATGGCCCACGGTGACGTAATCGCCGACCACGAGGGGCGCGCCCTGCGGCTTGTTGCTGCTCTTGTGCGCCACATGGCCCATCGTCAGGTCCTGGATGTTGGAACAGCGGCCGATATGGATCTCGTTGACGTCGCCCCGCAGCACCGCGTTGCACCACACCGAGCTGTCCTCCCCCACGTGCACGCTGCCGATCACCTGGGCCGATGGATGCAGGTACACGCGTTCGGCGAGCATTGGAAAGGCGTCGAGGTAACTGGAAAGTGGCATGGCGGTTCCGCTGAGGTATTCGAAATGCGCATGGTGGCAGCGACCGGCGTCCATGGCAAGCCCGTGCCGCCACGGCGGATAGAATGTTCGCACGCGGCACAGACCACAACGACATGGAGACAACATGCATCACAGCCTGAGCTATGTACACGGAGCGCACGACGTTCCGCTGATCGGCGACACCATCGGTTCCTTTCTTGCCGGCGTGGCCGCGCGCCACGGCGGCAACGAGGCGCTCGTCGTCCCGCACCAGGGCGTGCGCTGGAGCTACGCCGAACTGGATTCCCGCGTCACCGCCCTGGCCGCCGGCCTGCTCGCGCTGGGGCTGCGGCCCGGCGACCGGGTCGGCATCTGGTCGCAGAACTGCGCCGAGTGGGTGCTGGTGCAGTTCGCCACCGCGCGCGCCGGACTGGTCATGGTGAACATCAACCCCGCCTACCGGCGCACCGAACTCGAATACGTGCTGGGCAAGGTGCAGTGCACGGCGCTGATCCTGGCGCCATCGTTCAAGTCGAGCGACTATTTGGCGATCGTCGGCGACGTGGTGCCCGAACTGCGCGCCAGCACACCCGGCAGGCTGCGCTCGGCGAGCTTGCCGCACCTGCGGCATGTGATCAGGCTGGGTACCGGCCGGACGCCCGGCATGCACAACTTCGACGACCTGCTCGGGGCACCCGATGCGGCGCGCTTGGAGGAACTGGCCGCCATCGAAGCCGCGCTGCAGTTCGACGAGCCGGTCAACATCCAGTTCACCTCGGGCACCACCGGCGCGCCGAAGGGCGCCACGCTCACGCACCACAACATACTGAACAACGGCTTCTTCGTGGGCGAAGCCATGCGGCTCACGGACCGCGACAGGCTGTGCATCCCCGTGCCGCTGTACCACTGCTTCGGCATGGTGCTCGGCAACCTGGCCTGCGTGACGCACGGCGCCACGATGGTATTCCCCGGCGAGAGCTTCGAACCGAAGGCGGTGCTGGAGACGGTGCAGGCCGAGCGCTGTACCGGCCTGCATGGCGTGCCGACCATGTTCATCAGCCTCCTCGACCATCCGGACTTCGGCCGGTACGACCTGTCGACCCTGCGCACCGGCATCATGGCCGGTTCGCCCTGCCCCGCCGAGGTGATGGGCCGCGTGATCGAGCGGATGCACCTGGCCGAGATCACCATCGCCTACGGCATGACGGAAACCTCGCCGGTCAGCTTCCAGAGTTCGGTCGACGATCCGGTGCCGCTGCGCGTGTCGACCATCGGGCGCGTGCACCCGCACCTGGAAGTGAAGATCGTCGACGCCGCGGGGCGCATCGTGCCGCGCGGCGTGAAGGGCGAACTGCTGACGCGCGGCTACTCCGTCATGCTCGGCTACTGGGGCGACGAGGAAAAGACCCGCGAAGCCATCGACGCGGCGGGCTGGATGCATACGGGCGACCTGGCCGTGATCGACGCGCAGGGCTTCGCGGCGATCGTCGGCCGTGCCAAGGACATGGTGATCCGGGGCGGCGAGAACATCTATCCACGCGAGATCGAGGAATTCCTGTACCGGCATCCCAAGGTGCTCGACGTTCAGTGCGTGGGCGTACCGGACCGGAAGTACGGCGAAGAGCTGTGCGCCTGCATCGTGCTCCGGCCCGGCATGGTGGCCGATGAAGACGAGATCCGCGAATTCTGCCAGGGCCGCATCGCCCACTACAAGGTGCCGCGGTATGTACGGTTCGTGAGCGGCTTCCCGATGACGGTCACCGGCAAGATCCAGAAATACCTGCTGCGCCAGCAGGTGACGACGGACCTCGGCCTGGCGGAGTAACGCCGGCACGCGGCCGCCGCCGATGCATGGCGGCGGCGCGCTTGCAACACTCCTCGTTCCGATGATGATTGACAGGACCGCCTTGCCAATTCGATAATGAGAAGCATTCTCATCTAATTCATTAAAAAGCCAGCCCGATCCACACGGTTCACCGCCAGCCATCGTGCCCCGCACGCCAACTGGAGTGACCATCGTGAGCCGTACCATCCCGCCGCACCAATTTGCCGTCCCACCCCTGCGCCACGCCATCCGGCTGGCCCTCGCATCGGCCATGCTGGCCGCGCCGCTGGCGCACGCGCAAAGCGCCGCTGCACCGATCGCCGACATGCCCGGCAGTGGCCCTGGCGCCGCCGAGGCCACGCTGGCCACGGTCACCGTGCAGGGCGCGCGCGACACCGCCACGGAAGACACGGGTTCCTACACCACCGGCGAGATGCGCACGGCCACGCGGCTGGGCCTGAGCGCCCGCGAAACGCCGCAATCGACCACCGTGATCACGCACCAGCGCATCGAAGACCAGGCCATGACCAGCGTGGCGGACGTGGTGAAGCACACGCCCGGCCTGCACCTGAGCAGCGCGGACGGTCCCGGCCGGCCCAGCTTCAGCGCGCGCGGCTTCGATATCGACAAGGTGATGTACGACGGCCTGCCCGCGCACTACCAGGGCTGGGGGATCGGCACGCTGGCCAACCTCGCCATGTTCGACCGCGTGGAAATCGTGCGCGGCGCCACCGGCCTGGTGACCGGCAGCGGCAACCCGTCGGCGGCGATCAACATGGTGCGCAAGCGCCCCACCCGCGATACCCGCGTGGCACTGGCGGCCAGCGCTGCCAGCTGGGACGATTACCGCGGCGAGATCGATGCCTCCGGCCAGCTCGGTGACGGCGTGCGTGGCCGCGTGGTCGGCTCCTACCAGAACGGCGGCACCTTCCGCACCGCCGAAAAGTTCTACCACGGCCTGCTGTATGGCGTGGTGGAAGCCGATCTCGGACCGCGCACCACGCTGTTCGCCGGCATGTCGTACCAGGACGACTACACCAACAGCTTCTGGGGCGGCCTGCCGCTGGCGGCGGACGGACAGCACATGAACCTGCCCCGCTCCACCAACCCCAGCAACGAATGGGAGCGCAAGGACCAGGAGCTGGCCACCGTGTTTGCAGACCTCGAACACCGCCTCGGCAACGGCTGGAGCGTGCGGCTGGCCGCCACGCGCGCGGAACAGAAGGCCACGTTCTACGGCACCTACCTGCAGGCCGGCGACGTGCCGAACCGGTTCGCCCACAGTTTCTACCGCGCCGACTACGACGAGGACCGCAGCGCGTTCGATGCCTTCGCCAGCGGACCCGTGGCGCTGTTCGGCCGGCGCCACGAAGTGTCACTGGGCGTGAGCGGGCGGGAGACGAAGACCGCCAGGCAGAATTACGAGAACCTGGGCCTGGTCAGCGGCGATATCGATATCCGCAACTGGCACCCTTCCAGCACTGCCGCGCCGCGGCCTTCGCGGACCGGCATCGCGACGGACGTGGTGCGCGAGCGCGGCGTGAATGCGATGACGCGGCTCAATCCCGCCGACAGCGTGAAGGTGATCCTCGGCGGCCGGCTGGACTGGTATGAATACGACGACCGTTCGGGCGACGGCAGCTACAAGGTGCCGCGCAACGTGACACGCTATGCGGGCGTGCTGTACGACGTCGATGCCCGGCACACGCTGTACGCCAGCTTCACGGACGTGTTCCAGCCGCAGACGGCGCAGGACAACTCGGGCCGCATGCTGGAACCGGTCACGGGCAAGAACTACGAAGCCGGCGTGAAAGGCGAATACTTCGGCGGCGCGCTGAACGCCGGCGTCGCCCTGTTCCAGGTGGACCAGGCCAACCGCGCGAAGCTGCTGACCGACCAGAGCGGCTGCGTTACCTTCCCCGCCATCTCTTGTTCGGAAGCTTCCGGCCTGGTGCGCAGCAAGGGCATCGACCTGGAACTGCAGGGCAGCATCACGCCCGGCTGGCAGGTCGGCGCCGGCTTCACCTACACCAGCACGAGGTACGTGCGCGACAGCGATGCCAGCAAGGCCGGCACGCAATTCGATACCGATACGCCCCGGCAGCTGTTCAAACTGAGCACGCAGTACCAGCTGCCCGGCGCCGACGGGTGGCGCATCGGCGGCAGCCTCTATCGGCAAGGCAGCATCTGGAACGACGTGCCGGTGGGCGGCGGCTTCGTGAAAGTCGAGCAGGAGGCTTACGCGCTGCTCGACCTGATGGCGTCCTGGCGCGTCAACAGCCGGCTCGACGTGCAACTGAACGTGGCCAACGTGTTCGACAAGCGCTACTACCGGGGCATCGGCTACGACACCTTCTGGGGTTCGGTCGACACGTACGGCGACCCGCGCAAGGTGCAGCTGACGGGGCGCTACCGCTTCTGACGCACCGCCGGGCTCGTGTCAATACAACACCGGGGACAGTCTAAAATGCCGCTTGGACAAGCCACCCCAAGTGCAAATTCCGGGGTCAGACCCAACGGGTCTGACCCCGGCCCTTCGCTGTTGGGGTGAATGCATGCGCTTCGAGTATGCTGTGCAATGCTTACCTTAGCGGCATCAGAGCCTGTCGCCGCTTTTTCTGCAACACCGCGGCTTCGATGCCGGGAACACGCCCTACTTCGCCACAGCCGGCGTCAGCGCCTGCACCCCGGCCGACACGTACACCAGCGGCGCATTCCAGTTGATCGCCACCTCGTTGCTGGCGTAGGAGCAGGCGTGGTCCAGGTACGACAGGGCCGGCAGCGCCGACGGATACGGCGCCGGGCAATCCTTGGCGTCCTGCTGCGCGGGCTGCGGCCCGCCGACCAGCCAGCCCGGTACCGGCGCGGCGACGCCATCGGCTTCCGATGGCCGGTGATGCGGGTGCTGCGGCGTCCGCGCGCCGAAGCCGGTAACGAACGACATGCCGACCGCATTGCGGCCCAGCACGTAGTCCAGCCCCGCCTGGGCCGCGTCGAGGTAGTCGCGCTTGCCCGTCAGCCGGTAGCCGTGCAGCAGCACCATCGCCTGGTTCAGCCCCACCGCACTGCTGCCCCACACATAGTCGGCCGGCCGCATGGGAATGCCATACGCCGATGCCTTCCAGCCCGCGGCCAGGCTGGCCGACAGCTGGTCGATCCGGCTGGCGACCAGCGCCTGGTCCGCCGCCGCGGCCAGCTTGCCGCGGTGCCGCGCCAGCGACATCCACGCCAGGCCGCGCACCTCCGCCCATGACGGCACGCTGGCCTGCAGGGCCGGCGCGTTCATCGCCCGGTAGTAGGCGGCGTCGCCGGTGGTGATGAACAGCTCGGCCGCGGCCCAGCCGAATTCATCGCTGACATCCTTGTCGCCATATTCGCCGGTGGCCACGTCCTTCGGCTGCTGGTAATAGACGCGCGGGTGCGCCTGGGCCCACTGCCACGCGGCCTTCGAGGCGGCCAGCATGCGCGCCGCCATGCCGGGCACCTGCTGCTCGTAAGGCGCGAACACGCGGCTGGCGGTGGCCATCACGGCGGCGAAGTTGAGCGCCGCGGCGGTGGTCTTCTGCACCACGTAGCGGGGCTGCGTGGCCTGGTGCGGCATCACCATGCCGTCGAAACGGAGGTTGGTCAGCTTGTGGTACACGCCACCGTCCGCCGGGTCCTGCATGGTCAGCATCCATTCCAGGTTCCACAGGGCTTCGTCGAGCAGGTCCGGCAAGGCATTGCCGCTTTCGGGAATGTTCAGGTCCTGCGCCTTGAACACGGCCGGGAAGTCTTCCCAGGCGGCCAGCAGGGTGTACGTGGTGATGCCGGAGTTGACGATGTACTTGTTGTAGTCGCCCGCGTCGTACCAGCCTTTCGGGCTCGAGATCGCGCTGCCGGCCGGCCGCGCGGGCGATGCGGCCGAGGCGTGGACCAGCACGCGCGTGTCGGCGTGTCCGGCCGGCCGCTTGAACACGCCGGCATGCCGCTCATCCAGCTCGATGGCCGTGCGATTGAAGTAAAAGGCCTTGATCGACGCGGCGTTCACCGCTTGCAGGACACCCGGGCCGACCTCGAACGGCGCGGAATCCGGCAGGCCGGCGACCCGTACCTGGTAGCGGCCCGGCGCGGCCAGCGGCGTGAAACTGGCCAGCCGCACCTTGTCGCCGGATTCGGGCGAGGCCGTAGCCGGCGCCAGCGTCCCGCTTTGCACCACGGTGCCGGTGCCGGCCTTGACGATCGCGAAGGTGCGCGCCGCGCCATCGGGCACGACGGCCACTTTCGCCGATCCCGGCAGGAAACCAAGCTGGTTGAGCTGGATGGTGGTGGCGGCAGGCTTCATCGCCGAAGCGGTACCGGCAAGGGCCAGGCAGGCCAGCGGCGCCATCAGGGCCGGCAGCTTGCGCAATGGGGTGAACCGCGGGTGCTCGTGTCTCAATGTGTTGTTCCTTCGCTGATGGTCCAGGGCGGCAGCCGGCGCCGTACGCCGCGCCACGTGGTCCGGTGGGCGGTGCAGCGGCCCGGCAGGTGAAAACGTTTTCACCCTGCGATGGTGGCGCACTTTGGCGCCAAGATCAACTTGCGGTGCAGCACAACATGAAGCAGCAGGGGATCAGATAAGGATGAGATAGCCCTCCGCGGCCGGCCTGCCGCCGGCGCCTACCTATCAACTCTGCTAGTAATGCGCCGTGGCCAGCTCTGGTTTAATGGTTTTTACTGGGAACGTTGCCGGTACGGCGCCCACCCCACCACCATTCACGAACAGGGATGCGCGGGCGGCATTGGTCATGGCCCGCCGGCTTCGGGCATCCTTACGTAAGGAGATGACCTTGCACCATCTGCTGATCCTGGCTCGCGGCGATGCGCGCACCTATTGTTCCGTCGACGGCGGCTCGCTGCTGGACGGCCTGCCTTTCGAAGTCACGCTGTTCGCCGACCATGGCGACGGCCCGGCGCTGCGCGCGCTGGAAGGCGAGCATGAAATCTTCGTGGTGCGCTGGAACGAAGGGCGGGAAGTCGCCAGCCGCGCCGCGCAACTCCATACCGCCGTGCCATTCACCGCCGTGGCCGCGTTCGACGAACGCCTGGTCGGCCTGGCCGCGCAGATCCGCGATGCGCTGGGCCTGGACGGCATGTCGATGCGGGCAGCCGAACTGTTCCACCAGGTGCTGCGCAACCGCATGACAGGTTCCGCACGGCAAGCCGCCTGCCAGTAATGCCGGGAACCGCCCTTCCCGTACCCCACAGGAGGTCCCGGCGCGCGCCCTGGCGCGCCGGCCACGAAACATGTCCTCCCTGCCCTGCCGCTGGCCGCCCTTCCCGGCGGCTGGCTGCGTTGCGCCACCGGCCCGGCCTGCTCCTGCCGCCCTTCTGACGAGGCATACGATGCACGACGCGCACCTGCAACTGCTCCCCCTGGCACCGCCGCTACAGCAGCCGCTGCCGGTCGATCCCCGCGACCTCCCGGCGCGCAATGCCGTGGCGGTGTACCTGATGGAACTGGAGCTGCCAGCCGACGCCATGCGGACGAACATGTATTTGCCCCTGCTCGCCCTCGGCGAACTGGCACGCTGGCAGGCGATCCGCCCGCGCGAACGGCAGTGGCAATACCTGCAAAGCCGCGTACTGCAGCGCGTCGTGCTGGGCGCCTACATCGATGACGACCCGCGCGCGCTCGCCTTCACCCGCGACCGGTGGGGCCGGCCCTGCCTGGCCGAGCATGAAGGACTGCATTTCAGCCTGGCGCAGTGCGCATCGCACGTGGCGCTGGCGATCGGCAGCGACCCGGTGCTGGGCATGGAAGTCGCCACCGTGGCACCGCTGCGCCGCGGCTTCATGCGCATCGCCCACCGGCTGTTCCACCAGGACGACCTGGCGCAGCTGCTCGAATGCCCGGAAGAGCGCCGCCATGCCCGTTTCCTGGAACTGTGGACCCTGAAGGAAGCCTACCGCAAGGCGCTCGGCGCCGGCATGCCCAGGCCGCTGGCCGCGTGCGGCTTCGGGCGTACGCCGGAAGGCGTGATCGTTGCGCGGGACCGGGTGCCGCTGCCGGATCGCCCGGCCCCGGACGCCTTCATCGCCCAGCGCCGCATGCGCGACTGCCAGATCGCCGTAGCCTACCGCCGCGGGCGCCCCGTGCGCTTCCGCTACCTGCACGGCAGTGCCGCGCTGCCGTGGCCGGAAACGGCCGCGGACACGTGACGAGCGCCGCGGCAATCACCGTCCGTTACCGGCACGCTGCCTGCCGGTGGCTTCCCCTGATACGGCACGCTGCCTGCCGGTGGCTTCCCCTGATACGGCAGGCTGCCTGCCGGTCGCTTCCCCTGATACGGCACGCTGCCTGCCGGTACCTTCCCTGATCCACCACCCCAGCCGACCATTCCCCGCCTGATATTCAGCGCACTCAATTCCCTTCCGCTGCCGCGCCAATACAGGCCGGCCTCCGCATATTCCCCGGTTCGAGAATGAAAGCACTAGCAGCGAATTAACTTCCTGTCCCTATCAGTTCTACCAGTATGGCCTGCCGATTCTACTAGCAGCCCTGGGAGTTATTAAGTCTAGCCAGGACGCATAAAGTACCTACATCAACTGCATTTAATAAGACAGCGCAGCAAGGTAGCGAATAACAGCAACAGATCAACAGTCCAAACTTAACGAGATAATCCGACAGGGAGATTTATCATGGCTTCGATGATTCAAATTGGTCAGCGTCACGAGTTTTCCCGCAACGAACTGCGTGATATTCACGTACTGCGTGCCAAGGTATTCCGCGACCGCATGGGCTGGGAAGTTCCGGTGCTGGGCGGCATGGAAATCGACGGCTACGACGCCCTCGAACCCCACTACATGGTGATCCGCGACGACGCCAGCAAGGTGTGCGGCTGCTGGCGCATGATGCCGACCGAAGGCCCCTACATGCTGAAGGATACCTTCCCCGAACTGCTGCACGGTGCCGCGGCGCCGGTCGATGAAAAGATCTGGGAACTGAGCCGCTTCGCGGTCGAGACGGAGGGTGATTCCAAGTTCGGTTTCGCGGAACGGGCACTGGCCGCGATGCGCAGCGTCGTGACCTTTGCCGACCAGAACGGCATCAGTAAATATGTGACCGTGACGACGACCGCCATGGAACGCCTGCTGCGCCATACCGGGGTGGAAACTACCCGCATGGGTCCTCCGCTGCAAATCGGCGTGGAACGTGCGGTGGCGCTGGAAATCCACCTGGGCGAAAAAACCCGCGCGGCGCTGTTCGGTACCGTTCACTGAAATAACGGTGCCGGCGGAAGAATGTTTTTTCGCCGGCACCCGGTTCAATGCATGTCAACTATATCGGATGTAATCATGAACAGAATCGATCGCTTTGGCCTCGCCCAATGGATGCCCGCACCGCACTTCGACCCGGAAGTGCCGGAAACGTACACGATGACGCAGCATGATCACGACCTGATTCGCGACCTGCGCTATGTGATGCATGAAAACCAGACGCAATTCTGGCACCGCTTCGGCGTAACGCAGACCCAAGGCAGCCGCTTCGAACGCGGCAGGACCATCCCGCTGCCGGTGCTGTTGCTGATCCGCCTGTATCTGCTCCGGATCGTGGGTGACGATCACCTGCAACTGGTGCGTGCGCCGGAGT belongs to Pseudoduganella albidiflava and includes:
- a CDS encoding glycoside hydrolase family 9 protein; translation: MRHEHPRFTPLRKLPALMAPLACLALAGTASAMKPAATTIQLNQLGFLPGSAKVAVVPDGAARTFAIVKAGTGTVVQSGTLAPATASPESGDKVRLASFTPLAAPGRYQVRVAGLPDSAPFEVGPGVLQAVNAASIKAFYFNRTAIELDERHAGVFKRPAGHADTRVLVHASAASPARPAGSAISSPKGWYDAGDYNKYIVNSGITTYTLLAAWEDFPAVFKAQDLNIPESGNALPDLLDEALWNLEWMLTMQDPADGGVYHKLTNLRFDGMVMPHQATQPRYVVQKTTAAALNFAAVMATASRVFAPYEQQVPGMAARMLAASKAAWQWAQAHPRVYYQQPKDVATGEYGDKDVSDEFGWAAAELFITTGDAAYYRAMNAPALQASVPSWAEVRGLAWMSLARHRGKLAAAADQALVASRIDQLSASLAAGWKASAYGIPMRPADYVWGSSAVGLNQAMVLLHGYRLTGKRDYLDAAQAGLDYVLGRNAVGMSFVTGFGARTPQHPHHRPSEADGVAAPVPGWLVGGPQPAQQDAKDCPAPYPSALPALSYLDHACSYASNEVAINWNAPLVYVSAGVQALTPAVAK
- a CDS encoding 4'-phosphopantetheinyl transferase family protein, with product MHDAHLQLLPLAPPLQQPLPVDPRDLPARNAVAVYLMELELPADAMRTNMYLPLLALGELARWQAIRPRERQWQYLQSRVLQRVVLGAYIDDDPRALAFTRDRWGRPCLAEHEGLHFSLAQCASHVALAIGSDPVLGMEVATVAPLRRGFMRIAHRLFHQDDLAQLLECPEERRHARFLELWTLKEAYRKALGAGMPRPLAACGFGRTPEGVIVARDRVPLPDRPAPDAFIAQRRMRDCQIAVAYRRGRPVRFRYLHGSAALPWPETAADT
- a CDS encoding acyl-homoserine-lactone synthase → MASMIQIGQRHEFSRNELRDIHVLRAKVFRDRMGWEVPVLGGMEIDGYDALEPHYMVIRDDASKVCGCWRMMPTEGPYMLKDTFPELLHGAAAPVDEKIWELSRFAVETEGDSKFGFAERALAAMRSVVTFADQNGISKYVTVTTTAMERLLRHTGVETTRMGPPLQIGVERAVALEIHLGEKTRAALFGTVH
- a CDS encoding helix-turn-helix domain-containing protein: MNRIDRFGLAQWMPAPHFDPEVPETYTMTQHDHDLIRDLRYVMHENQTQFWHRFGVTQTQGSRFERGRTIPLPVLLLIRLYLLRIVGDDHLQLVRAPEFGRCTGLSPAGRSSPAVSP